The following are encoded together in the Penicillium digitatum chromosome 3, complete sequence genome:
- a CDS encoding RabGAP/TBC, translated as MTTVLPTPNSPPELSGSKSSKSSSFHSSSHLDGPDSIFTDISNFEDIGLEDDAALSFADPPGSYGRSGAKARSPAAGMSSKVPTISTRDLTATPKSRQRSPLPPIHGGLANAPAGSLAARTANRTHSGNTLQSPGLTPAHARRARSVSPLRPTSSRSTSSTSPALSPLSARVPTQKQSWQPNRKSVQDLEEEYHDSDDELPDDASLWNIPISPRPVQERTFSRSASPNGRSPGRRPLPIQHTVAETDKLASPENTAKASRMKRIQRSSSAGPERGQISPRNPRTYSYNSYLSDLSEEAKIITEALELHADDKDREREEHVQTRASRKSSEDSHRASRDAVALPPLQKSNIMIDPLPISKEKEKFLSRTRPSWLPPKDQKEEKRHLRQYQQMMAQSREAEKRKAAKIANAQCAKDNTRATLQNIWDEYVYPNWDRALREPRIRELWWRGIPPRNRGHIWERAIGNELALTEETFAKALLRAKDLQSKKDGESESNKRLQDCFEAIETDVPKAFPDLNIFQEGGPLREILIDVLKAYCMYRSDVGYIHGLHTIAALFVLQFPTPASAFLAMANALNRPLPVAFLTWDRGAMARSYALASDTLRYKFPRLHTHLTEILRLSEAEIWEPIFRSLLTNGLDLERISRVWDCWVFEGDRIMIRSAVAIMGCLQAQLFSFQQTNDQSRLAVRDMLGWGPHNLDLGANMQKAKERNSAPAAGFGGGRIENFGVGDYWVLTAAGNEDGFMSAVREAGKVRQQPQT; from the exons ATGACCACCGTTTTGCCGACCCCCAACTCTCCCCCCGAGCTCTCCGGGTCCAAATCCTCTAAATCCTCCTCGTTTCATTCCTCTTCTCACCTGGACGGTCCCGACAGCATCTTCACGGATATTTCGAATTTCGAAGACATTGgcttggaagatgatgccGCCCTATCGTTCGCCGATCCACCAGGCTCCTACGGCCGCTCTGGGGCAAAGGCACGGTCTCCCGCCGCCGGAATGTCAAGCAAAGTCCCTACGATCTCAACTCGCGACTTGACCGCAACCCCGAAATCTCGCCAGCGAAGCCCCCTACCCCCGATTCACGGTGGGTTGGCCAATGCGCCAGCAGGCTCCCTCGCAGCGAGAACTGCAAATCGGACACACTCGGGCAACACGCTGCAGTCACCTGGTTTGACACCAGCGCACGCCCGCCGTGCACGATCTGTTTCACCACTACGGCCGACATCCAGTCGCTCCACCTCGAGCACCAGCCCAGCTTTGTCTCCGCTATCTGCGCGAGTGCCAACTCAGAAACAAAGCTGGCAGCCAAATCGCAAGTCGGTTCAAGACCTGGAGGAAGAATACCATGATTCGGACGATGAACTGCCGGACGATGCAAGTCTGTGGAACATTCCTATCTCTCCACGCCCAGTCCAAGAGCGGACTTTTTCACGATCTGCCAGTCCAAATGGTCGCAGCCCTGGGCGGCGGCCTCTGCCTATTCAGCACACCGTGGCGGAAACCGACAAGCTAGCGTCACCCGAAAATACGGCCAAGGCATCCCGCATGAAGCGTATACAACGATCGAGCTCCGCGGGGCCGGAGCGTGGACAAATCTCGCCACGCAACCCTCGCACCTACTCGTATAACAGTTATCTTTCTGACTTGTCCGAGGAAGCAAAGATTATTACTGAAGCTCTGGAGCTGCATGCTGATGATAAAGATCGCGAGCGGGAGGAGCATGTTCAAACCCGTGCTTCGCGGAAGTCTAGCGAGGACTCGCATCGTGCATCCCGTGATGCTGTCGCCTTACCGCCTCTGCAGAAATCAAACATCATGATTGATCCGCTGCCAATTagcaaagagaaagaaaaattccTCTCGCGGACACGCCCAAGCTGGCTTCCGCCTAAGGACCAGAAGGAGGAGAAAAGACACCTGAGGCAGTATCAGCAAATGATGGCCCAGTCTCGAGAAGCTG AAAAACGCAAAGCTGCCAAAATTGCGAATGCGCAGTGTGCAAAGGACAACACCCGAGCAACACTGCAGAACATCTGGGATGAATATGTGTATCCGAATTGGGACCGCGCTCTTCGCGAGCCCCGAATTCGCGAATTGTGGTGGCGTGGAATCCCACCCCGCAATCGGGGCCACATATGGGAACGAGCCATTGGCAACGAACTAGCATTAACTGAGGAAACTTTTGCCAAAGCGCTTCTTCGAGCAAAGGATCTCCAAAGCAAGAAGGATGGAGAAAGCGAGAGCAACAAAAGACTACAAGACTGCTTTGAAGCGATCGAAACAGACGTGCCCAAAGCCTTCCCAGATCTGAACATCTTCCAAGAAGGTGGTCCACTACGGGAAATCCTCATTGACGTCCTGAAAGCATACTGCATGTACCGCAGCGACGTAGGCTACATCCACGGCCTGCACACCATCGCCGCCCTCTTCGTTTTGCAATTCCCCACACCCGCTTCCGCCTTCCTCGCCATGGCCAACGCCCTCAACCGTCCTTTACCCGTCGCGTTCCTCACTTGGGACCGTGGCGCCATGGCCCGCTCCTACGCACTAGCCTCGGACACCTTGCGCTATAAGTTCCCTCGTTTGCATACTCACCTGACCGAAATCCTCCGCCTCTCCGAGGCAGAGATCTGGGAGCCGATTTTCCGCTCGCTGCTGACAAACGGCCTGGACCTCGAACGCATCTCCCGTGTCTGGGACTGCTGGGTCTTCGAGGGCGACCGCATCATGATCCGCTCTGCCGTTGCCATAATGGGCTGTCTCCAGGCCCAGCTGTTCTCCTTCCAACAGACTAATGACCAATCCCGTCTTGCTGTGCGGGACATGCTAGGCTGGGGTCCCCATAATCTTGATCTTGGAGCAAACATGCAGAAAGCTAAAGAGCGGAACAGCGCCCCTGCTGCTGGCTTCGGCGGGGGGCGGATCGAAAATTTCGGCGTTGGTGATTATTGGGTTCTTACTGCTGCGGGCAACGAAGATGGGTTTATGAGTGCCGTCCGAGAGGCTGGGAAAGTGCGCCAACAACCCCAAACTTGA
- a CDS encoding Telomere reverse transcriptase: MGKKRKRPIKDRVPTSSSHMSITTSSRHFKPSHAPISLTKTTHPVISLYYRHVLSLREYLLQQLPVASKSRRRRILTLDSREDQDSNAQSQPLADLLDSTLVGVLKESSPTLNLERQKQYSSFNESQSRSILVSTDTGPACPQSEVVDFVIWKLFNHSNGSYQKPEHLLTHGFQRPFNGPNVQHTSIPGIVSQFPNQNVRVLKEGAWAEVLGLLGSNGEEIMLRLLFDCGLFAAIDARKGIYYQLSGLPLSVLEPLSYASSAANGSSATGQRHPKEKAGCERNSNKTFQSPNSIVFLRRRILYGRVESKKKLPSGLGQTHVLSRFLSLDSMAQTVHVMKYIFPRQFGLLNVFTLDSDGHNIMDDSKSFMFRESEISHLEEEKRRQRPQSTNEFADADFGSERTIKVPKRLRGITIELVRKLRNRNAQCSYGELLRYYCPTDTGPRRLGAFASTPDAKKSEPISSLQSNLVTQVQISYPSPSYSSVQTFCDVSRLEPHMAVEASCRVDGNKPAFQKTQVSLTDYASPTSSVSAFCRAVIQKLVPRQFWGVGPDGNSNLRLILRHVDRFIKLRRFESLSLHEVCKSIKITSIPWLESPQAQTPSPSKTRSKIALSDLHKRIEIFHEFVFWIFDSILIPLIRSHFYVTESQTHRNRLFYFRHDLWQQLTHKPFGELKATMFEELEPVRAQRVLAQRTLGFGALRLLPKSTGLRPILNLRKRALKQSTWGKRRTYLAASINTSVTPIYNMLTYECQQAPAKLGSSMLSIGDMHRRLKTYKEQLSKSLPSGTKYSQSKLPPMYFVKLDIKACFDTIPQKRLLDLIEELVSEESYHISKHTEFQPPAPTAQQGKPTRRFMSRAAPARRPQHLPDYVNSGGASRKANTVFVDSIAQKDHDVDSLLALLDEHVRHNLVKVGKKYFRQRNGIPQGSVLSSILCNFFYAELERKVLGFIKPEDSLLLRLVDDFLLITPDAGVAMQFLEAMIRGQPAYGVQVNPAKSMANFSAALDGILLPRLEGTTLFPYCGSLIDTHTLEFHRDRDRILEGGESAATTLSNTLTVEASRLPGRTFHRKVLSSFRLQLHPMYLDDGHNSRAVVLANLYCSFITSAMKMYRYMKSLRGRAHPGPSIITQTIRDLISQTNGTIQARRAGNLESSFSCFVQRPHLQYLASAAFRFVLKRKQTRYAVVLHWLDSLIKDARPTSDSEALRMAQVVKKGNAMFEEWRF, encoded by the exons ATGGGCAAAAAACGGAAAAGACCCATCAAGGACCGCGTGCCCACGTCTTCGTCTCACATGAGTATCACCACATCTTCCCGTCATTTCAAACCCTCCCATGCGCCAATTTCCCTGACAAAAACAACTCATCCCGTTATCTCCTTGTACTACCGACATGTCTTATCCTTACGGGAGTACCTGCTCCAGCAACTTCCCGTGGCCTCCAAGTCGCGTCGGCGTCGCATCCTGACACTGGACTCGCGTGAAGACCAAGACTCCAATGCACAATCCCAACCATTGGCGGACCTCCTAGATTCAACCCTAGTGGGTGTGCTGAAGGAATCTTCTCCGACCCTCAATTTGGAGCGACAAAAGCAATACTCATCTTTTAATGAGTCTCAATCGCGGTCGATTCTCGTCAGCACCGATACAGGGCCGGCCTGTCCTCAGTCTGAG GTGGTTGATTTTGTGATCTGGAAACTCTTCAATCATAGCAACGGCTCCTATCAGAAGCCTGAGCATTTGCTGACGCATGGCTTCCAACGCCCGTTTAATGGGCCGAATGTTCAACACACTAGCATTCCAGGCATTGTGTCTCAGTTTCCGAATCAGAATGTCCGAGTTTTAAAAGAGGGTGCATGGGCAGAGGTCCTTGGCTTGCTTGGTAGTAATGGCGAAGAAATTATGCTGCGACTGCTTTTCGATTGTGGGCTTTTTGCCGCTATTGACGCTCGAAAGGGCATATACTACCAACTCAGCG GTCTGCCTCTCTCGGTCCTCGAGCCTTTGAGCTATGCGTCCTCAGCAGCCAATGGGTCTTCTGCCACTGGTCAGAGGCATCCCAAAGAGAAAGCTGGATGCGAACGGAATTCCAATAAGACTTTCCAAAGTCCAAATAGCATTGTGTTTCTACGGCGGCGTATCCTCTATGGACGTGTCGAGTCCAAAAAGAAATTACCCTCCGGACTAGGACAGACAC ATGTTCTTAGTCGCTTCTTATCGCTTGATTCGATGGCACAAACAGTCCACGTGATGAAGTACATATTTCCCCGGCAATTTGGCCTGCTAAATGTGTTTACTCTGGACTCGGATGGCCACAACATCATGGATGACTCGAAGAGTTTCATGTTTCGTGAGAGTGAGATATCTCatttggaagaagagaaacgACGACAGCGGCCCCAGTCCACGAATGAATTCGCTGACGCAGATTTTGGAAGCGAGAGAACCATCAAGGTACCTAAGAGACTTCGTGGAATTACCATCGAGCTTGTCCGGAAGCTCCGGAACCGCAATGCACAGTGCTCCTACGGAGAGTTGCTGCGATACTACTGTCCAACCGAT ACCGGACCCAGGAGACTTGGCGCATTTGCCTCCACGCCTGATGCCAAAAAGAGCGAGCCTATTTCCTCTCTCCAGTCTAATTTAGTAACGCAAGTTCAAATTAGCTATCCTTCGCCAAGTTACAGTTCGGTACAGACCTTTTGTGATGTCTCGAGATTAGAGCCGCACATGGCTGTCGAAGCATCCTGTAGAGTCGATGGCAACAAACCGGCGTTTCAAAAAACTCAAGTTAGTCTAACTGATTATGCGAGTCCGACTTCTTCTGTCTCAGCTTTTTGTCGAGCGGTTATCCAGAAATTGGTCCCTCGACAATTTTGGGGGGTTGGTCCGGATGGCAATTCGAACCTAAGGCTTATACTAAGACATGTTGACCGATTTATCAAATTACGCCGATTCGAAAGTCTAAGTCTGCATGAAGTCTGTAAGAGTATCAAG ATAACAAGCATTCCGTGGCTAGAGTCACCCCAGGCTCAGACTCCTTCGCCATCTAAGACAAGGTCGAAGATAGCCCTGTCTGACTTGCACAAACGCATCGAAATATTCCATGAATTCGTGTTTTGGATTTTCGATTCAATTCTTATTCCTCTCATCCGTTCGCACTTCTATGTCACCGAGTCCCAAACGCACCGGAATCGCCTTTTCTATTTCCGCCATGATCTGTGGCAGCAGTTGACCCACAAACCTTTCGGGGAGTTGAAGGCAACGATGTTCGAGGAACTCGAGCCAGTTCGAGCCCAACGTGTGCTGGCACAGCGGACTCTTGGTTTCGGTGCTCTCCGTCTGCTTCCCAAATCTACAGGCCTCCGGCCCATCTTGAATCTTCGCAAACGGGCCTTGAAGCAATCGACTTGGGGGAAACGGCGCACGTACCTCGCCGCCAGCATCAACACAAGTGTCACGCCTATTTATAATATGTTGACCTACGAGTGCCAGCAAGCTCCTGCCAAATTGGGCTCGTCAATGCTCTCCATTGGAGATATGCACCGCCGATTGAAGACCTACAAAGAGCAGTTGTCCAAATCGCTACCCTCGGGTACTAAATACTCGCAATCCAAGCTCCCACCGATGTACTTTGTCAAGCTTGATATCAAAGCTTGTTTTGACACCATCCCCCAGAAAAGGTTACTTGATTTGATCGAAGAGCTGGTCTCTGAAGAGAGTTACCATATCTCGAAGCACACCGAATTCCAACCACCCGCTCCAACTGCGCAACAAGGAAAACCCACCCGGAGATTTATGAGTCGCGCTGCGCCTGCGAGGAGGCCACAACACTTACCCGACTACGTCAACAGCGGTGGCGCGTCACGAAAGGCCAACACCGTTTTTGTCGACTCTATAGCTCAAAAAGACCACGATGTTGATAGCCTTCTGGCCCTCCTTGATGAACATGTCCGGCACAATCTCGTGAAGGTAGGCAAGAAATATTTCCGCCAACGCAACGGCATTCCTCAAGGCTCCGTCCTATCCAGCATCCTATGCAATTTCTTCTACGCCGAGCTAGAGCGAAAGGTATTGGGTTTTATAAAACCCGAGGATTCTCTACTCTTGCGACTCGTGGACGACTTCCTCCTGATCACACCGGACGCAGGTGTGGCAATGCAGTTCCTGGAAGCAATGATTCGGGGCCAACCAGCGTACGGTGTACAAGTCAATCCAGCCAAAAGCATGGCCAATTTCAGCGCAGCGCTTGACGGGATTTTGCTCCCCAGACTAGAAGGGACCACATTATTCCCGTATTGTGGTAGTCTCATCGACACCCACACGCTAGAATTCCACCGCGATCGAGATCGCATCCTAGAGGGCGGCGAGTCAGCTGCTACTACTCTCTCCAACACCTTGACCGTCGAGGCCTCCCGTCTTCCCGGCCGCACCTTTCACCGCAAAGTGCTCTCGTCATTCCGCCTACAGCTACATCCCATGTATTTAGATGACGGGCACAACTCACGTGCAGTTGTGCTGGCCAACCTCTACTGCAGCTTCATCACCTCTGCCATGAAGATGTACCGCTATATGAAGTCACTTCGGGGCCGCGCGCACCCCGGTCCTAGCATCATAACACAGACTATCCGCGATCTGATTTCGCAGACGAACGGCACGATCCAGGCCCGGCGTGCTGGTAATTTGGAGTCTTCATTCTCGTGTTTTGTCCAGCGACCCCATCTACAGTATCTCGCTTCTGCGGCGTTTCGGTTTGTTTTGAAGCGCAAACAAACGCGGTATGCGGTGGTGCTCCACTGGCTAGACTCGCTGATCAAGGATGCTCGACCCACATCAGATTCCGAGGCTTTGAGGATGGCGCAGGTGGTGAAGAAGGGAAATGCGATGTTTGAGGAATGGCGGTTCTAG